In a genomic window of Curtobacterium sp. MCBD17_035:
- a CDS encoding aldo/keto reductase, whose translation MADIEHRPLGPSGLVVSTVGLGCNNFGRPGTATETQEGTDAVVHAALDAGVTLFDTADIYGGEPGRSESMMGRSLAGRRDEVVLATKFGSDMRGANGPDWGVRGSRRYVRLAVEGSLRRLGTDWIDLYQMHVPDPITPIEETLSVLDDLVREGKIRYIGHSNFAGWQIAEAELTASIAGTTSFVSAQNEYSPLARGAEAEVLPAVRAYALGFLPYFPLANGLLTGKYTRRGGGPADARITNIKPQLLDDAPWDVIEEYQRFCEARGVTMLQATFAWLLAQPGLTSVIAGATKPEQIAQNVDAGSAWTPSEDDLAEMTLVFEGV comes from the coding sequence ATGGCAGACATCGAACACCGTCCTCTCGGTCCCTCCGGCCTGGTCGTCTCGACCGTCGGGCTCGGCTGCAACAACTTCGGCAGACCAGGCACCGCCACCGAGACGCAGGAGGGCACGGACGCCGTCGTCCACGCTGCGCTCGACGCCGGAGTCACCCTGTTCGACACCGCGGACATCTACGGCGGCGAGCCCGGCCGGAGCGAGTCGATGATGGGCAGGTCCCTCGCCGGTCGCCGCGACGAGGTCGTGCTCGCGACGAAGTTCGGCAGCGACATGCGCGGTGCGAACGGGCCCGACTGGGGTGTCCGTGGCTCCCGTCGGTACGTCCGGCTCGCCGTCGAGGGGTCGCTGCGTCGACTCGGCACGGACTGGATCGACCTGTACCAGATGCACGTCCCCGACCCGATCACGCCGATCGAGGAGACCCTGTCCGTGCTCGACGACCTCGTGCGCGAGGGCAAGATCCGCTACATCGGGCACTCGAACTTCGCCGGGTGGCAGATCGCCGAGGCCGAGCTCACCGCCTCCATCGCCGGCACCACGTCGTTCGTGTCGGCCCAGAACGAGTACAGCCCGCTCGCTCGTGGTGCCGAGGCCGAGGTCCTGCCGGCGGTGCGGGCGTACGCGCTCGGGTTCCTGCCGTACTTCCCGCTCGCCAACGGCCTGCTCACCGGCAAGTACACCCGACGCGGCGGCGGCCCGGCGGACGCCCGGATCACGAACATCAAGCCGCAGCTGCTCGACGACGCCCCGTGGGACGTCATCGAGGAGTACCAGCGCTTCTGCGAGGCCAGGGGCGTGACCATGCTCCAGGCGACGTTCGCGTGGCTGCTGGCCCAGCCCGGACTCACGAGCGTCATCGCGGGTGCGACCAAGCCGGAGCAGATCGCCCAGAACGTCGACGCCGGTTCGGCCTGGACCCCGTCCGAGGACGACCTCGCCGAGATGACGCTGGTGTTCGAGGGGGTCTGA
- a CDS encoding NADPH-dependent F420 reductase: protein MTTIGFIGSGNIGSQLARLAVQNGYDVVMSNSRGPETLSDLVDELGPHATAGTPEDAATKGDVVVVTTPLAAIETIPVEPLVGKVVIDTNNYYPQRDGQIAALDEETTTVSELLQDHLPQSHVVKAFNHIAAADLTTAGTPRGTEGRRALVVAGDDDEAKQAVGDLIDEFGFDAVDIGRLSEGWRIQRDTPGYVKPYAAIDLELAVADAKRYRDM, encoded by the coding sequence ATGACCACCATCGGATTCATCGGATCAGGGAACATCGGTTCGCAGCTCGCCCGGCTCGCCGTGCAGAACGGCTACGACGTCGTGATGAGCAACTCGCGCGGCCCCGAGACCCTGTCGGACCTCGTCGACGAACTCGGACCGCACGCGACCGCCGGGACCCCGGAGGACGCAGCGACCAAGGGCGACGTCGTCGTCGTGACCACGCCGCTCGCCGCGATCGAGACCATCCCCGTCGAGCCCCTCGTCGGCAAGGTCGTGATCGACACGAACAACTACTACCCGCAGCGTGACGGGCAGATCGCGGCCCTCGACGAGGAGACGACCACGGTGTCGGAACTGCTCCAGGACCACCTGCCGCAGTCGCACGTCGTCAAGGCCTTCAACCACATCGCCGCGGCCGACCTGACCACCGCGGGGACCCCGCGCGGTACCGAGGGGCGCCGTGCCCTCGTCGTGGCCGGTGACGACGACGAGGCGAAGCAGGCCGTGGGCGACCTGATCGACGAGTTCGGGTTCGACGCCGTGGACATCGGACGTCTGAGCGAGGGCTGGCGCATCCAGCGCGACACCCCCGGGTACGTCAAGCCGTACGCCGCGATCGACCTCGAGCTGGCGGTCGCGGACGCGAAGCGTTACCGCGACATGTGA
- a CDS encoding GNAT family N-acetyltransferase: protein MAHEFRNETDRDRYALYVDGTLVSVLDYRMNGDSIAFPHTYTVPAHRGHGYAGELVEQAVADVEATSTRRIVPMCWFVGQWFEDHPDKADLLSR from the coding sequence ATGGCGCACGAGTTCCGCAACGAGACCGACCGCGACCGCTACGCGCTCTACGTGGACGGGACCCTGGTCAGCGTGCTCGACTACCGGATGAACGGCGACTCGATCGCGTTCCCGCACACGTACACGGTGCCCGCGCATCGGGGTCACGGCTACGCGGGTGAGCTCGTCGAGCAGGCCGTCGCCGACGTCGAGGCCACGAGTACCCGCCGGATCGTCCCGATGTGCTGGTTCGTCGGTCAGTGGTTCGAGGACCACCCGGACAAGGCCGACCTGCTCTCCCGATGA
- a CDS encoding VOC family protein encodes MQRIVPFLWFDDQAEEAVTFYTGLFPDARIDSIGRWPDGTPDAGKALVVEFTLFGQRWRAMNGGPGHPHSDAISFQVDCDTQDEVDRLWDAFTSDGGHEVACGWCTDRWGVAWQVTPVRLAELLADPVPERRTRAMLAMQDMVKLDIAALEAAADGRGGAGTAG; translated from the coding sequence GTGCAGCGAATCGTCCCGTTCCTCTGGTTCGACGACCAGGCCGAGGAGGCCGTCACCTTCTACACGGGCCTGTTCCCCGACGCCCGCATCGACTCCATCGGCCGATGGCCGGACGGCACGCCCGACGCGGGCAAGGCGCTCGTGGTCGAGTTCACGCTCTTCGGGCAGCGATGGCGAGCGATGAACGGCGGACCGGGGCACCCGCACTCCGATGCGATCTCGTTCCAGGTCGACTGCGACACGCAGGACGAGGTCGACCGGCTCTGGGACGCTTTCACGAGCGACGGCGGCCACGAGGTGGCGTGCGGGTGGTGCACGGACCGGTGGGGCGTCGCGTGGCAGGTCACGCCCGTCCGACTCGCCGAGCTCCTCGCGGACCCCGTTCCCGAACGGCGGACCCGCGCCATGCTCGCCATGCAGGACATGGTGAAGCTCGACATCGCCGCGCTCGAAGCAGCCGCCGACGGACGCGGAGGCGCGGGGACCGCGGGCTGA
- a CDS encoding MarR family winged helix-turn-helix transcriptional regulator — MEQGTDRLRAAEITRAYRELARITRRAAVRARGPEAALSIVDHSLVDFVAQHYGCMAIDIARYLRLNRSTISRQLSGLLAAGLIEQVDGGTGNAKPLAVTAAGEAALERSVRVHRESLEERLASWSDDDVALLAGLLERLNDAETEDPVPVPDIDDDDLPGAAAPMEA; from the coding sequence ATGGAGCAGGGAACCGATCGGCTTCGTGCCGCCGAGATCACCCGGGCCTACCGGGAACTCGCGCGGATCACCCGGCGCGCCGCGGTCCGCGCACGAGGTCCCGAAGCCGCGCTCAGCATCGTCGACCACTCGCTGGTCGACTTCGTCGCCCAGCACTACGGGTGCATGGCGATCGACATCGCCCGGTACCTGCGGCTCAACCGGTCGACGATCTCACGCCAGTTGTCGGGCCTCCTGGCCGCCGGCCTGATCGAGCAGGTCGACGGGGGCACCGGGAACGCGAAGCCGCTCGCGGTGACGGCGGCCGGCGAGGCGGCGCTGGAACGCTCCGTCCGCGTGCACCGCGAGAGCCTGGAGGAACGGCTGGCGTCGTGGTCCGACGACGACGTCGCGCTCCTCGCCGGTCTGCTCGAGCGCCTCAACGACGCGGAGACCGAGGATCCCGTGCCGGTTCCCGACATCGACGACGACGACCTGCCGGGCGCCGCGGCCCCGATGGAGGCCTGA